A region of the Oscarella lobularis chromosome 17, ooOscLobu1.1, whole genome shotgun sequence genome:
CAACCAAACACTACTTTCCTTCCCAATTACAGACAAGATCACAGAGTACTCGTctatacgaagaaaaagcgcaACTCGCGAAAGGCGTCGATCCTTCGCAAAAGCCATTACGCGAGTGGGCGGATAACATCGACAAGTGGCCTGCGATCACAGGGACGTATTCGATTAGCCTCGCGGTGCCAGGCCCTACAGTTGACGTCCCTGTGATCGCCGGCCACTTGTCGATGTTATCCGCCGACACGCGTAATGGCATTTGCGAAGGATCGACGCCTTTCGGTAGTtgccctttttcttcgtgtaGACGAATAATCCCTGATCTTGTCAGGGCAGCTCTGTAATTGGGAAGGAAAGTAGAGTTTCGGGCCGTTTTATGCGTTTGGCAAGTCCCGGTTGTACTCCAGTAGGCGTGTCACCATCTAATTCGTGCGTGCCTGCAAAGGGTCTATATATATCGCTCtgatgaatgacgtcaccactgCTTGCAAGATACGCTCTCGAACGCTTTCTTCGGTGGTCTGACACCGACCGCGAGAGAGTCGATAGAAGGAATGAGGCTTTAGACAACTCAGGTAGGCCACCTCTGGCTGTTTTTGAGGctgcttaattaaatgaacCCGCTATTCCTTCGCTGAACAGTCGGCGGGTATTCCGGCGTCGTTTGCTGCTTAGTACCGCGACATTCGTAAAAACCTATTTGAACGCGTTTTTGAGAGGTGGGCGTGATTTTTAGGCGTGGCCTAAACAAGGCGTAAACaaacaattaaaaatatGGCTTTTAATGTTATATTTGACTATTTTACCACACATTTAACACACGTATTTGCAAAAAAACTCAAATTGTGATTTTTTCAACTTCAATTTTAAATACAGCTTACTGCACTAACATCGAGGCGATATGGACTCAATCGATTCGATATCGACTCAATCAATTTGATGAACTCGATATCAACTCGATACCTACTCGATATCAACTCAATGGACTCTATGGACTCGATATGGACTCGATATCGACTCAATCGATTAGATATCGACTCCATTAATTCGATGGACTCGGATATCGACTAGCTAGTGTACACATTATGACTCAACGTACTTTACTATAGATTGCGTGGGCGCGGTCTCCCGTTTTGTGTAATTTTCGCTGACTCGATATTATCTTTTTTCGAAGATCTGCGAAAAAATCCTCCTATGGGATATACCGGAAACGAATTTGCCGGTCAAAATTAGCGATATCGACGGGGAGGAAATTGGCGTCTTTCCCGTCAAGCTGACGAAGGTCTTGTCTAGGCcttcgagaaaaaaaagcacttcgagaagacgaatccAGATAGTGGGAATACGGTttttaatgattttttgaattaattaaattttttcagtttgcTTCTCGTTTGGTTCCCAACTGGCGATGTTTGGTAGACTGCCGTCGCCGACCGTCAGCACTCAATATcttcacgtcgacggaactACCCTCCACAGGAGGAGTCATCAATGGGGAACCTTTACTATTCACCTCGGTATAATTGATAGGCTAGCCCTTTGTCAGTCCGCCGGGGACCACGGTGTCAGAACTTTACGTGTATTTTAACTAACTTAGTCCGGACTTAATTAAACTAGATAATTGCGTAACTTTTGTGAATAAGAAATATCTTACCTTAGAACAAAGATTGCTATGGCAGTTTAAATTTgtgaaataaaattattttgtgACATCATAAATAGTAAAATGCGTTCTTTGGGACTGAATTTTTTTGGCAATCAGAAAAGACATCAAGAATGTAATTGGCAATACAGAATctgttgccatggcaaccaaacagagaaaaaaatagtttACGTGTGATACTTTTTGAAACAAGGTTTCTGCACGCAGAGGAAAACGCCGCAGCGGTCGCATTTGAACGACGGCCTGCTTTCGCATTTCTTGGCGCGGCACCTTTTCGTCTTGTTCGGGTGGAAAACAGGGAAGTGGCGGCCGGTGTACCGTTTGGCTTCATTCGTCGCATGTACACCAACTGTTCCCCGAAAGCTCTCTTCTCCGATCAATTCGTCAgcgagaaggagacgaaattccttctgcgtcatttttttctgcctTTTGCTTCCTTGTACAGGATAAAAGCATTTACGGCGGCGGTATCAATTaggtaataaaaaattcgcaTGTACCACTTGATACCTTTCCTGCTGCAAGAATAGGTCTTACGCAGGTTGTCAGCCAAATCAACTCCCCCCATGTATTGATTGTACTTTTTGACAGCCATGGGACACTGGATTTCAAGATCCTGTCCACGGCTGTCATGCCTGATGACAGTGGCAAAGACATCAGGGGGAGTTATGGTGTTGATAAGGCCCACAGCTTTTTTGTCCATCCAAAAAAAGCAGTGGACCTCTGGCTGCAACCTGCTGCCGTTGGCGTCTACCGCGAAGTCGGAGACGGAGGCTCCGCGTGGGGTGCGCGACTTCTTCATTCGATCCTTGATTGTAGCTGGGACGCCCTTCCTCTTTTCCCGGCAGGTGCCAATCATGTACGTGTTGCGGAGGAGTAATTCGAAGGCCagtgaaggagaagaaaaaaagttatCACAATAGATGTGATAGCCTTTGTCAAGGTAAGGAGCCGCCAGAGTCATCACAACTCGCTCCCCCATGCCGCCTTTCTTTGCcagctcgtcgtcttttcctttgtaCAGATGGAAAAGTAGAGTATATCCATTCTCAGAATCGCATCTAAAAATGTTATAAAAAAGCGttataaaaatatatattgGCTTACATGACCCACATCTTGAAACCGTATTTTACTGGTTTTGCTGGCATATAttgttttattgattttcgtcCCTTGAACTTTATCATTGCCTCATCCACCGATAAATTATGGTGGGGTTTGTACGTTGCTGTGCATCTATATTATTATATATTGTGTATAGTGTATCACATGTACATATTGTACAGAATTTATTATACTTACCTCTCACTGATCATTGTTACAAGCTGTTTGATTTTATGCACTTTGTCGTGGTTTGGCTGCCCTGCCACTGGATTCTCAGCGTCATCGGCAAAGTGAAGAGCTGACAACAACGCACGAAATCTCCTGTAGCCCATGTTTCGTGTTGCGTGAGCCGATTTCAGAAGTGGGTGATGACACCAATTATCCTCTAGAAATGGGGCGGATTTTATCCCAAACGCCATTAGCATACCAAACACGACCAgtatttcgttttttgacgtcgaaaaagatggattctaaagaaagaaatgattcCTGAATTATTGTGAAAGAATGTGTTACCGTTTTTTTTCCCTGCCTGTTTGTTTCGATGACAATGTGATTCATCACAACATCGTCaaagaaacggcgaaaaaaCCAGACCGGTGTTTCGTTGCCCGTCAAAGCCGTAGTGATTCCAATTGCCTCGGTACACTCGTCAAACGTCGGAACATTAGCGCCAGCGGCAAACACTTTTTCGGTGTAATCGTCAGGAAGAACATTTTTCAGTTCCGTCACTAGTCGGGAACTGTCTTTCTGGCGACGTGGAGGAGCCGTAGCGCGACGTTTAGGAGAGCGcctacgacgtcgacggagaggGATATCGccctcgtcctcgtcttcgtcgtcgtcgctctcttcaCGAGCCTCGACCTCTTCCTCGACCTCTTCACTTTCTACTccgtcatcgccgtcgttatcaaaatcgtcgtcaagatCGTCTTCGGGCCCGCCACTCCCTCCACCTCCCGGGCAGCTACCGCTTTTCGCGCGTAGTCCGAAGACGCTTGCTCCTAACGACGACAGGACATGCTGAAATTCGCGCTCTCCTTTTGGCGTCAATTTGTATAAAatattttcgtcgtcgtcgtcatcgtaaatctcttcgtcgccgtcgctctcgtgTTCGCTTTCGtactcgtcgttttcgtactcgtcgctttcgctaTCGTCATCGACTTCGTCTATATTAGACTCGTCATCGTCTGtaagaaaataatcaatatgtaaataaattttacctgtttttgaacgttttgcGGGTGGCGACGTCAAGACGCTTTCGTTCATCGATTCGTTCATCGATTCATTCATCGTTTCGTCCACTTTAGGATATTCTTAGATAATATAATGCTACTAAAAATTTTAGGAACTTACATTGAGCTCGCGAGATCGGATCGATCGAAGGATGCGGCgaatcttcttcaaaatgaacttcttcgtcatcgtcttcaatCTCGAGGTCTCCGGCATCGCCGGAGACGTTCATGAGAGCTTCCGCAGCTTCGCGTGCATCCATTTATAGTAGCCACGCCAATGCAAAGAGATATCCGGCTGaagttagcgcgcgcaagtaagaaataaaacgggcgttttcttcgctcTTACCGATCTTACTAGCAAAAATAAGGGTTCTCACACACTATGTAAGCACAGAACACGGTTTTCGAATAGCGAAACCACTGTACGAACGCTGAAACGCAAAATCAGAAACactagcgcgcgctaaaaaaacaaacacgaatttctcaacagattttaatttttagtcCATAAAAAGAATCGAAACACACACTATATAGCTGGAAAGTGCTTTATCCAATGCGGTAGGCTTAGTTTGCAGAGTTTCCGAAATTTCGTGAATTTCCGGTGACGTGCGATCACGTCATCAACCGTGGACGTCAGTTTAGGGACAAAGAGGCCTCGTCGCAAATTTTTACAGCCGGACGATGTGAAAAACGCTAAAATAAAGGAACGCTACGTTTGCGTTTCGACAAACGGTCGAATTTCGCCATTTTCAGAGATCGTGCGGTCACGTGACCTTAgcacgaacgtcgacgcgagccCAGGATACATCTATACGCTGACTTATAAACCGCTGACGTAGAATACAACGCGCAAGCGCAAATAGGCACCGTGGTCCCCGATAATCAGATATaagcaaaaaaaatcgtAAAACTGACAAAGGGCTAGAATTGGGGGAGCGCGAAGACCTgactccttttctctctctctctctctctctctctctctctctctctctctctcttcctgAAGTcaataaaattgaaggtGAAAAGTTCTCCTTTATCGATGGAGTCGTTCACTACGGTCAAACGGTGAAGATCGTCTGCACGAAGACTGGATGGGATCTGCCGCTATTGGTATAATTCGCTCTGTTTTACTTTTCCCCCTCCATTAAATATTCTGCAGAAGCAAGCTGTTTCGGAGCTCCCAGAAATTATGTTGTGCTCCAAAGGCGTTGGCAACCGAATTGCTTAGGACCTATATAAAAAAGTAAGACTGCACGAAAGGTACTTACGCCGTGCAGTACTAACTTGTGCAGCTAAATCTACTTTCATTGGAGAATATGAGGTGAGGTTTACGTGTTCCGGCGTCCGCAGCACCTCGCAAACACCGATACAGCGTATCGGTCGTGCCGGTTGAATTGTTCTCATTCGAGGACGACTGTGACcgagaaagcgacgtcgtcggcacACCACAGTAAAGCTTACACGACAGACGAAAACgtgaatttttcaatgcaTTCCATCGAACCTTATAGCGCGCTAAGACGCCGAAGAAGGACTTTATAGCGACGACTCAGGGAGCGATAACTCACAAacaaaaacagaaaagagcTAGCAATGGAACTTTGGGAGGTAAATTACCGCGTGTCCTGAGTGGCGAAccattttttcgatttcgttcggTTCCGATCTTCGTGCGACGACAGGATAGCGCGGAGCTGATTCCTGGATTTTCCGCGCACATCCACTCCTCTTTCGGTCAGCACACAATCTAGCCCTTTTGGTACGCCGCTCTCGTCTACGAGCGACTGAGGCCTTCTGTTCCACTCAGTGTCATGCTTAATGGCTGACGTCCTACCGGCCCTTTGTTCATTGCTTTTGCATTGAGAGCGTCACTTAGAATGCGGCGATGGCAAGGGCTGTTGTTGACGACAAAGAGAGCCTTCCGTCCCTGGTacttagaattaaaaatgCTGATTGCCTTCAAAATTTGATCTTTGAATCGATCAGCATTCCAGTACCTCTCTCTGGTTCCACCGACTCCCTTGCCACAAGTTGACGCGCCTCGTCCTGTAAGAAGCTTGTGTCGACTTCTACAATAAAATCGGAAACCATTAGAGCTCGGCCCTTCGATTTGGATTTCactgattaattaaagaagcCGTCGCACCAAAAGGAGGGTTGGTCGTTGTTAGTTCTCCATTTCATCCAAGTATTCTCCACGTCGCTGCACGACGTCAGCTCTTTCATGTCCATCGATATAGACCCCTTCTTGTATTTGGTGACCGAGAAGCCTAGACAAGTCATCCACCGATGAATCGTACTTATCCACTCATCaacgcgaacgcgagcgacatcgatttcttcttgccGTTCTCGAGATTTAGCCGACTCTGACCGAGGTGTACGATGTTACTTTTgtagacgacgaattttggAGAAAGGCTCCGCGAGATAGGGTTTGCCTACAGTAACAAACGAGTGAATAAGTCTCTTTCATAACAAGTTataaattttgttttggCAGCTATACAATCAGAAGCGTCAAAAGAAATACAAGTAGAAGCGTCACTAGCCAGCGCaagaggcgaagaagaatttAAAGCCCCGAAATACATCGAACGCTTTACCACGGCTCTTCATAAGCTCAACGCTGTCAATCTTTAAAGTGTGTTGTTTCAAATAAATTTACTAAAAGGAATACGAATTAAATAGCCACCGTATTGAAAGTAATCGCAACTTTAGACGATCTACAACGGGTACTTGACCAAACAGGTACTtcaattcattaattaactaacAATTTCTGGAACTGAAACGTAAGTCAATAAAGTCTGCTTTGAATGATTACATCGCTATTCCTTCTACTCTAAAGAAGCGATCAAAAACGCCGCAAGGGAAGATAGAAACAGTTGATTCAATCTTTGTTTGAATGTCTAACGTTTCTGTTTAGTTTCAATTCCTAGTAAGAACTTATGGGTAGGTTAGAAAGATGTTTCTTTTATTAAGTAGTAACTTTATGCTGTACTTTAAACCTGTGGGAGGAAATAGAAGTGAAGGAAGCCTTATCAATTATGGAAAGTCTTTTTATTTCTGAGAACGAAGTAAATTATTGAACTGATTTATTGCCATTTTAATAACATTTTCAGAATCCTAAACCCGGgcttaaaaatcaattagcTTTAACAAAGGCAGCAGGGCAAAACTGATCGACAAAACGCTGACGCTGCGTTGGAGATGCGCTGCGGCCCCGTCGGCGCTGCGACGACACCCGCTGTTTCCGCCGCTTCCCTCCTAGGGATCGCCGTTGCGATCAAGACTTTCGTTTGACTGTATCAACTCGACGAGACCACGGGAGACGGCGAGCGTTTCACGCGTGACGTCCATGGACGCCTGCAATGAATACATGCGCGACA
Encoded here:
- the LOC136197577 gene encoding piggyBac transposable element-derived protein 4-like, with product MDAREAAEALMNVSGDAGDLEIEDDDEEVHFEEDSPHPSIDPISRAQLDETMNESMNESMNESVLTSPPAKRSKTDDDESNIDEVDDDSESDEYENDEYESEHESDGDEEIYDDDDDENILYKLTPKGEREFQHVLSSLGASVFGLRAKSGSCPGGGGSGGPEDDLDDDFDNDGDDGVESEEVEEEVEAREESDDDEDEDEGDIPLRRRRRRSPKRRATAPPRRQKDSSRLVTELKNVLPDDYTEKVFAAGANVPTFDECTEAIGITTALTGNETPVWFFRRFFDDVVMNHIVIETNRQGKKTNPSFSTSKNEILVVFEDNWCHHPLLKSAHATRNMGYRRFRALLSALHFADDAENPVAGQPNHDKVHKIKQLVTMISERCTATYKPHHNLSVDEAMIKFKGRKSIKQYMPAKPVKYGFKMWVICDSENGYTLLFHLYKGKDDELAKKGGMGERVVMTLAAPYLDKGYHIYCDNFFSSPSLAFELLLRNTYMIGTCREKRKGVPATIKDRMKKSRTPRGASVSDFAVDANGSRLQPEVHCFFWMDKKAVGLINTITPPDVFATVIRHDSRGQDLEIQCPMAVKKYNQYMGGVDLADNLRKTYSCSRKGIKWYMRIFYYLIDTAAVNAFILYKEAKGRKK